One segment of Fibrobacter sp. UWB10 DNA contains the following:
- the speA gene encoding biosynthetic arginine decarboxylase yields MKKWRIDDSRDLYNVKGWGVNFFDINEKGHATVHPLKDGGPDIDLYELVQELSLRDVSTPMLLRFPDILDSRIEKINECFNKSRKEYGFNGSYYSIFPIKVNQQRAVLEEVVSHGKKFNIGLEAGSKPELHAVLANMDNPDSLIICNGYKDEDFIELALLAQKMGKKIFIVVEKMNELHLVVELSRRIGVRPNIGIRIKLASSGSGKWEESGGYHSKFGLNSSELLEALDYIKEEKMEDCMKLIHFHLGSQITNIRHIKSGLREVSQFYVQIKKMGMGLEFVDVGGGLGVDYDGTRSSNASSVNYSIQEYANDVVYAMFEACENGGVAHPNIIAESGRALAAHHSILVFNVLETAGQAFFDENIHEIDENAPDALKDLYGIYKGLTPKNLLESWHDAIQLNDDVLNGFKVGDYDLPTRAMCERLFWSIVRKVDLLAKDLRHPPYELSELPRLLAQKYFCNFSLFQSLPDSWGVDQVFPLMPIQRLNEEPTVETTIQDVTCDSDGKIDMFVRGGDVSRTLPLHELKKGEPYYIAVYLVGAYQEILGDLHNLFGDTNAVHIVCNDKGGYEIDKVIDGESVEDVLDYVNFSDKALVRTMENWVSRSVKEGKISLQEGKEFLNIYRGGLYGYTYLE; encoded by the coding sequence ATGAAAAAATGGCGCATTGACGATTCCCGCGACTTGTACAACGTCAAGGGTTGGGGCGTAAACTTTTTCGACATCAACGAAAAAGGTCACGCAACCGTTCACCCGCTCAAAGATGGCGGTCCGGATATCGACCTGTACGAACTCGTGCAGGAACTTTCACTTCGTGACGTTTCTACTCCGATGCTGCTTCGTTTCCCAGATATTCTAGACAGCCGTATCGAAAAGATCAACGAATGCTTTAACAAGTCCCGCAAGGAATACGGCTTTAACGGTAGCTACTACAGCATTTTCCCGATTAAGGTGAACCAGCAGCGTGCCGTGCTCGAAGAAGTCGTGAGTCACGGTAAAAAGTTCAACATCGGTCTCGAAGCCGGCTCCAAGCCGGAACTGCATGCAGTACTTGCGAACATGGACAATCCGGATTCGCTGATTATCTGCAACGGCTACAAAGACGAAGACTTTATTGAACTCGCTCTCCTTGCTCAAAAGATGGGCAAGAAGATTTTCATCGTCGTCGAAAAGATGAACGAGCTCCACTTGGTCGTGGAACTTTCCCGTCGTATCGGCGTACGTCCGAATATCGGCATTCGCATCAAGCTTGCAAGCTCCGGTAGCGGCAAGTGGGAAGAATCTGGTGGATACCACAGCAAGTTCGGTCTGAACAGTTCTGAATTGTTGGAAGCCCTTGACTACATCAAGGAAGAGAAGATGGAAGACTGCATGAAGCTCATCCACTTCCATTTGGGTAGCCAGATTACCAACATTCGCCATATCAAGAGCGGCCTGCGCGAAGTTTCGCAGTTCTACGTGCAAATTAAGAAGATGGGCATGGGCCTTGAATTCGTGGACGTAGGTGGCGGTCTCGGCGTCGATTACGACGGCACCCGCAGTTCCAACGCAAGCTCGGTGAACTACTCCATTCAGGAATACGCAAACGACGTGGTTTACGCCATGTTCGAAGCCTGCGAAAACGGCGGCGTCGCTCACCCGAACATCATCGCAGAATCTGGCCGTGCACTCGCTGCGCACCATTCCATCTTGGTGTTCAACGTGCTTGAAACTGCTGGTCAGGCTTTCTTCGACGAAAACATTCACGAAATTGACGAAAACGCTCCTGATGCACTGAAGGATCTTTACGGCATTTACAAGGGACTCACCCCGAAGAACTTGCTGGAAAGTTGGCATGATGCCATTCAGTTAAACGACGACGTGCTCAATGGTTTCAAGGTTGGCGATTACGATTTGCCGACCCGCGCCATGTGCGAACGCCTGTTCTGGAGCATCGTGCGCAAGGTGGACCTGCTCGCAAAAGACCTGCGTCATCCGCCTTACGAACTTAGCGAACTTCCGCGTCTTTTGGCCCAGAAGTATTTCTGCAACTTCAGTTTGTTCCAGAGCCTGCCGGACAGCTGGGGCGTGGACCAAGTTTTCCCGCTCATGCCGATTCAGCGTCTGAACGAAGAACCGACTGTCGAAACCACCATTCAAGATGTCACTTGCGACTCTGACGGTAAAATCGACATGTTCGTGCGCGGAGGCGATGTAAGTCGCACTCTCCCGCTGCATGAACTCAAGAAGGGCGAACCGTATTACATTGCGGTTTATCTCGTGGGTGCTTACCAGGAAATCCTCGGTGACCTGCACAACCTCTTTGGCGATACCAACGCAGTCCATATCGTTTGCAACGACAAGGGCGGCTACGAAATCGACAAGGTGATTGACGGTGAATCCGTGGAAGACGTGCTCGACTACGTGAACTTCAGCGACAAGGCTCTCGTACGCACCATGGAAAACTGGGTATCTCGCTCCGTGAAGGAAGGAAAGATCAGCCTGCAAGAAGGCAAGGAATTCTTGAACATCTACCGTGGCGGCCTGTACGGTTACACGTACTTGGAATAA
- a CDS encoding biotin attachment protein, with amino-acid sequence MKKIKFQDTSFRDGFQSIFGARVFAKDFMPAVEAAVKAGITHFEAGGGARFQALYQNCGEDAFDMMDEFRRVVGPNIRLQTLARGINVVALAPQPRDMIKLHADMFKKHGMTRIRNFDALNDVNNLIYSGKCITDAGLEHEVVVTMMELPPGCDLNAAHNPEFYERILRNILDAGVPFASVCFKDASGTTNPTKVYETFKRARKLLGDKVELRIHSHDTCGTGVAQYKAAIEGGADGVDLGRKPLSGGTAQPDLFSMFHALKGTDYKLALGEDSIVDDHIPELMEANNVAVECLKDYNFPPEARQITTDVIFSPMPGGALTANTLMMRETKTFHLFPKVIENMSECVRRGGFASSVTPVSQFYFQQAYMNTLNQAAGRGTWFKMTEGYGKMLLGYQGKTPCEPDPELVKIAADQFNMKPFKEAYPGVQCAEEILEPGIPKAKALLEENGLPVTDETIFITGCLQTKAGNKGIEFLKGNRHIGVPKKDPNAAPAVDTKNMKAGAASTYRIALGNQSWDVQVQTLK; translated from the coding sequence ATGAAAAAGATCAAGTTCCAGGATACCTCGTTCCGCGATGGTTTCCAGTCTATTTTCGGTGCTCGTGTCTTCGCTAAGGACTTTATGCCCGCTGTCGAAGCAGCCGTCAAGGCCGGCATCACCCACTTTGAAGCTGGTGGCGGCGCCCGTTTCCAGGCCCTGTACCAGAACTGCGGCGAAGACGCTTTCGACATGATGGACGAATTCCGCCGCGTTGTAGGCCCGAACATCCGCCTGCAGACCCTCGCCCGCGGTATTAACGTGGTGGCCCTCGCTCCGCAGCCGCGCGATATGATCAAGCTCCATGCCGACATGTTCAAGAAGCACGGCATGACCCGTATTCGTAACTTCGACGCCTTGAACGACGTCAACAACCTCATTTACTCCGGTAAGTGCATCACCGACGCCGGTCTGGAACACGAAGTCGTCGTGACCATGATGGAACTTCCTCCGGGATGCGACCTCAACGCCGCTCACAACCCGGAATTCTACGAACGCATCCTCCGCAACATTTTGGACGCAGGCGTTCCGTTCGCTTCCGTTTGCTTCAAGGACGCTTCTGGTACCACGAACCCGACTAAGGTTTATGAAACCTTCAAGCGCGCCCGTAAGCTCCTCGGCGACAAGGTCGAACTCCGCATTCATAGCCATGATACCTGCGGTACCGGTGTGGCCCAGTACAAGGCTGCTATCGAAGGTGGCGCTGATGGCGTTGACCTCGGCCGCAAGCCGCTTTCCGGCGGTACGGCTCAGCCCGACCTGTTCTCCATGTTCCACGCCCTCAAGGGTACGGACTACAAGCTCGCCCTCGGTGAAGACAGCATCGTCGACGATCACATTCCGGAACTCATGGAAGCCAACAACGTCGCCGTTGAATGCCTCAAGGACTACAACTTCCCGCCTGAAGCCCGTCAGATTACGACCGACGTGATCTTCAGCCCCATGCCGGGTGGCGCTCTTACCGCCAACACCCTCATGATGCGTGAAACCAAGACCTTCCACCTGTTCCCGAAGGTTATCGAGAACATGAGTGAATGCGTCCGCCGCGGTGGCTTTGCTTCTTCCGTGACGCCGGTTTCTCAGTTCTACTTCCAGCAGGCTTACATGAACACCTTGAACCAGGCTGCAGGCCGCGGTACGTGGTTCAAGATGACCGAAGGCTACGGCAAGATGCTCCTCGGTTACCAGGGTAAGACTCCTTGCGAACCGGATCCGGAACTCGTGAAGATCGCTGCCGACCAGTTCAACATGAAGCCGTTCAAGGAAGCCTATCCGGGCGTCCAGTGCGCAGAAGAAATTCTCGAACCGGGCATTCCGAAGGCCAAGGCTCTCCTCGAAGAAAATGGTCTGCCGGTTACCGACGAAACCATCTTCATCACGGGCTGCCTCCAGACGAAGGCTGGCAACAAGGGTATCGAATTCCTCAAGGGCAACCGCCACATTGGCGTGCCGAAGAAGGACCCGAACGCTGCTCCGGCAGTGGACACCAAGAACATGAAGGCCGGCGCCGCAAGCACCTACCGTATCGCTCTTGGCAACCAGAGCTGGGACGTGCAGGTTCAGACCCTCAAGTAA
- a CDS encoding saccharopine dehydrogenase family protein, with protein MARALIIGCGAVATVAIKKCCTCSEVFSEICIASRHRENCEKLAQELRPNTKTVITTAAVDADKAENVSALIKEYKPDLVMNIALPYQDLAIMDACLECGVNYMDTANYEPENIDDPEWRKVYDKRCKEQGFSAYFDYSWQWAYKEKFEKAGLTALLGSGFDPGVSQAYCAYALKHQFDTIEEIDILDCNGGDHGYKFATNFNPEINLREVSAPGSYWDTDANGKGHWVEIPAMSIKREYNFDEVGMKDMYLLHHEEIESLAQNIPGVKRIRFFMTFGQSYLDHMRCLEDVGMLSTQPIKFQGQDIVPIQFLKALLPDPASLGPRTKGKTNIGCIFKGKKDGKDKTYYLYNVCDHQECYKELGSQAIAYTTGVPAMCGAMMVLTGKWNKPGVHTVEEFDPDPFMDALTKYGLPWKENFNPVLVD; from the coding sequence ATGGCAAGAGCATTGATTATCGGTTGTGGCGCCGTTGCCACAGTTGCTATCAAGAAGTGCTGCACCTGCAGCGAAGTTTTTAGCGAAATCTGTATCGCAAGCCGCCACCGCGAAAACTGCGAAAAGCTGGCCCAGGAACTCCGCCCGAACACAAAGACAGTCATTACGACTGCAGCCGTTGACGCCGACAAGGCCGAAAATGTCTCTGCTCTGATTAAGGAATATAAGCCGGACCTGGTGATGAACATCGCTCTCCCCTACCAGGATCTCGCCATCATGGACGCCTGCCTGGAATGCGGCGTGAACTACATGGATACGGCTAACTACGAACCCGAAAACATCGACGATCCGGAATGGCGCAAGGTCTATGACAAGCGCTGCAAGGAACAGGGTTTCAGCGCCTACTTCGACTATAGCTGGCAGTGGGCATACAAAGAAAAGTTTGAAAAGGCCGGTCTCACGGCTTTGCTCGGTTCGGGCTTTGACCCGGGTGTTTCCCAGGCATACTGCGCCTATGCCCTCAAGCACCAGTTCGACACCATCGAAGAAATCGACATTCTCGACTGCAACGGTGGCGATCATGGTTACAAGTTCGCAACCAACTTCAACCCCGAAATCAACCTCCGCGAAGTGTCTGCCCCGGGTAGCTACTGGGACACCGATGCCAACGGCAAGGGCCACTGGGTTGAAATTCCGGCCATGAGCATCAAGCGTGAATACAACTTTGACGAAGTCGGCATGAAGGACATGTACCTGTTGCACCACGAAGAAATCGAATCGCTCGCCCAGAACATCCCAGGCGTGAAGCGCATCCGCTTCTTCATGACTTTCGGCCAGAGCTACCTCGACCACATGCGTTGCCTCGAAGACGTGGGCATGCTCTCTACTCAGCCCATCAAGTTCCAGGGTCAGGACATCGTGCCGATCCAGTTCTTGAAGGCTCTCCTTCCGGACCCGGCAAGCCTCGGCCCCCGCACCAAGGGTAAGACCAACATCGGTTGCATTTTCAAGGGCAAGAAAGACGGCAAGGACAAGACGTACTATTTGTACAACGTATGCGACCACCAGGAATGCTACAAGGAACTCGGCAGCCAGGCTATCGCCTACACGACTGGCGTTCCGGCCATGTGCGGTGCCATGATGGTGCTTACGGGCAAGTGGAACAAGCCGGGTGTGCATACCGTCGAAGAATTCGACCCGGATCCGTTCATGGATGCCCTCACTAAGTACGGCCTCCCCTGGAAGGAAAACTTCAATCCCGTCCTCGTTGACTAG
- a CDS encoding DUF805 domain-containing protein codes for MKYFVKGFENYANFSGRATRTEYWMFYLFYTIFYFLIYGIIFVGASMQNDTVITAGSALVVLYVLGTLLPMWTVSVRRLHDIGKSGWFILINMIPIAGAIWFLVLMCTDSQPGSNSYGANPKGL; via the coding sequence ATGAAATACTTTGTCAAAGGTTTTGAAAATTACGCAAATTTCAGCGGTAGAGCGACAAGAACAGAATACTGGATGTTCTATCTCTTTTATACCATCTTCTACTTTTTGATATATGGTATTATTTTTGTTGGCGCTTCTATGCAAAACGATACTGTGATCACGGCCGGTTCGGCTTTGGTTGTTTTGTACGTTTTAGGAACCTTGCTTCCTATGTGGACTGTAAGTGTCCGTAGATTGCATGACATAGGGAAGAGCGGCTGGTTTATTCTTATTAATATGATTCCTATTGCAGGTGCAATTTGGTTCTTAGTTCTTATGTGCACGGATAGTCAGCCTGGATCGAATTCGTATGGCGCTAATCCGAAAGGGCTATAA
- a CDS encoding aspartoacylase — MSLINTIVVAGGTHGNERTGVRLVQKWMEHPECYSSLCSAKVDLVLSNPEAVRLNRRYRDHDLNRAFSQTCLDVTVYSRLYEFRRAKELNALYGPKGDATKTDLILDVHNTGSNMGYCLILSTRDPFTMRASAVLTQEFKNAWIYYQPEERSASPYFGTVAKADVCIEIGPQQHGTLDAAIFEESERLVKRYLELAEEWNRGELQKRPPIKVDVYTQFKDLGYPKPQGGGAIQAMIHPELLGKDYRELNDGDKLFRTFDGEDILYHGESPVYPIFISEPAYYEKDIAMSLTKKTVEEW; from the coding sequence ATGAGTTTGATTAATACCATTGTCGTTGCCGGGGGAACCCATGGTAACGAACGGACGGGCGTGCGCTTGGTCCAGAAATGGATGGAACACCCCGAATGTTACAGTTCGCTTTGTAGCGCCAAGGTCGATTTGGTGCTTTCGAATCCTGAGGCGGTGCGTTTGAATCGCCGCTATCGCGATCATGACTTGAATCGCGCCTTTTCGCAGACTTGTTTGGATGTGACGGTTTATTCGCGGCTGTATGAATTCCGCCGCGCTAAGGAACTGAATGCTTTGTACGGCCCGAAGGGAGATGCTACCAAGACGGATTTGATTCTGGATGTGCACAACACGGGTTCGAATATGGGCTATTGCTTGATTCTGTCGACGCGAGACCCGTTTACGATGCGCGCCTCGGCGGTGTTGACTCAGGAATTCAAGAATGCCTGGATTTATTACCAGCCGGAAGAACGCTCTGCTTCGCCGTATTTTGGAACGGTGGCGAAGGCGGATGTGTGTATTGAGATCGGCCCGCAACAGCATGGAACGCTGGATGCCGCGATTTTCGAGGAATCGGAACGCCTGGTGAAACGCTACCTGGAATTGGCCGAGGAATGGAACCGCGGCGAATTGCAAAAACGCCCGCCGATTAAGGTAGATGTCTATACGCAGTTTAAGGATCTGGGTTACCCCAAGCCGCAGGGCGGTGGAGCAATTCAAGCGATGATTCACCCGGAATTGCTGGGCAAGGATTATCGCGAACTCAATGACGGCGACAAGTTGTTCCGCACATTCGATGGCGAAGATATTTTGTACCATGGCGAAAGCCCGGTGTATCCGATTTTCATTAGCGAGCCTGCGTACTACGAAAAGGATATCGCGATGAGCCTCACCAAGAAAACAGTGGAGGAGTGGTAA
- a CDS encoding glycogen/starch synthase has protein sequence MNILVVSPEAGNWRKTSPLATAVNRMTDAFASAGTKVLTCSPFFKNLMVNVGCYRCVYTGVEKLQNKPYEIWVSDKDPLHTYIYNDEYFGRPYVYSPPQSAPYSDNHIRFAFLASAALAYAEETKFECDAILGHEWGGALAGALAKTTYKEYAGKIPFFFTVHNITYDFHIPSSEIEKIGLPRKDYNMDGYEFWGKVSLLKVGILYATKVLFPSPGYRDAMLNTNLPGGISGFLNRNADKLIGVQFGVSYQVWDFNKDCLPIKEAKAKARARLQQNLGADFDGKMVLYVHLDEEAGNTSETLATILSDIARLDIFIIVGISSLDNEWNYYRDFAQQYPDTMCVQDLECDDDNTQILRDTLAGSDALFAANLREPSSSIILKAMAAGTLPVTGRNVGVSTMLTNYSLETAGEANAFLVDDANAPHQMLRCAKDAVHVYKTEVQDWDKCVVNAYSGFHYEWCKTISKYLLIFGELGL, from the coding sequence ATGAACATCCTTGTCGTAAGCCCTGAAGCCGGGAATTGGCGAAAAACCAGTCCTCTGGCGACCGCGGTCAACCGCATGACCGATGCTTTTGCAAGCGCCGGCACGAAGGTCCTTACCTGCTCCCCGTTCTTCAAGAATTTGATGGTCAATGTCGGTTGCTACCGCTGTGTATACACCGGTGTCGAAAAGCTGCAGAACAAGCCCTACGAAATTTGGGTTTCCGACAAAGACCCCCTGCACACCTACATTTACAACGACGAATACTTCGGTAGGCCCTATGTTTATAGCCCGCCGCAGAGCGCCCCGTATTCGGACAACCATATCCGGTTCGCGTTCCTCGCCTCGGCCGCCCTCGCCTACGCCGAAGAAACCAAGTTCGAATGTGACGCCATTCTTGGGCACGAATGGGGTGGAGCCCTTGCAGGGGCTCTCGCCAAGACGACTTACAAGGAATACGCCGGCAAAATCCCGTTCTTCTTTACCGTCCATAACATCACTTACGACTTCCATATTCCGTCAAGTGAAATCGAAAAGATTGGCCTTCCGCGCAAAGACTACAATATGGACGGCTACGAGTTCTGGGGTAAGGTTAGCCTTTTGAAGGTCGGCATTCTGTATGCCACCAAGGTGCTGTTCCCGTCGCCCGGTTACCGCGACGCCATGCTCAACACCAACCTTCCCGGCGGCATCAGCGGATTCTTGAACCGTAACGCCGACAAGCTTATCGGTGTGCAGTTCGGCGTTAGCTACCAGGTTTGGGACTTCAACAAAGACTGCCTTCCTATCAAAGAAGCCAAGGCCAAGGCCCGCGCCCGTTTGCAACAGAATTTGGGCGCAGACTTCGATGGCAAGATGGTTCTCTACGTGCACCTCGACGAAGAAGCCGGAAACACTTCCGAAACTCTGGCCACAATCCTTTCGGACATCGCACGTCTCGACATATTCATTATCGTAGGCATTTCGTCGTTGGACAACGAATGGAATTATTACAGGGACTTCGCCCAGCAGTATCCAGATACCATGTGCGTGCAAGACCTTGAATGCGACGACGACAACACGCAGATTCTCCGCGACACACTCGCCGGTTCCGACGCCCTGTTTGCCGCCAATCTCCGCGAGCCGTCTTCGTCTATCATCCTCAAGGCTATGGCCGCAGGCACACTCCCCGTCACTGGTCGTAACGTAGGCGTTTCGACAATGCTTACCAACTATTCGCTCGAAACCGCCGGCGAAGCAAACGCATTCCTGGTAGACGACGCCAACGCGCCGCACCAAATGTTACGTTGTGCAAAAGACGCCGTGCATGTCTACAAGACCGAAGTACAAGACTGGGACAAGTGCGTGGTAAACGCATACAGCGGATTCCACTACGAGTGGTGCAAGACCATTTCCAAATATCTGCTCATATTTGGCGAACTCGGTCTTTAG
- the sfsA gene encoding DNA/RNA nuclease SfsA, with protein MRYAKIVKGRFLSRPNRFIAHVEIDGVDTVVHVKNTGRCKELLVPGCTVYLEKSTNPARKTPYDLVTVEKKVKRKGRIKSMLVNMDSQAPNKVAGEWIQAHEELFPKLSFVKPEYTFGKSRFDFYIEFGKHKMFIEVKGCTLEFDGHAYFPDAPTERGVKHLTELTEILRQKCCDDDGTPYECGILFLIQMKGCHCFSPYDVAQPEFGEALRRARDAGVKVFVYDCKVTPRTLIAEAPVAQEL; from the coding sequence ATGCGTTACGCCAAAATCGTCAAGGGACGGTTCCTTTCTCGGCCTAACCGCTTTATTGCCCATGTCGAAATTGATGGCGTCGATACGGTTGTTCATGTTAAGAACACTGGCCGTTGTAAGGAATTGTTGGTGCCAGGCTGCACTGTGTATCTGGAAAAATCCACGAATCCAGCCCGCAAGACCCCGTACGATTTGGTGACTGTTGAAAAGAAAGTGAAGCGCAAGGGCCGGATCAAATCTATGCTGGTCAATATGGATAGTCAGGCTCCCAACAAGGTGGCGGGGGAATGGATTCAGGCCCATGAGGAATTGTTCCCGAAGTTGTCATTTGTGAAACCGGAGTACACCTTCGGAAAATCTCGGTTCGACTTTTATATTGAATTTGGGAAACACAAGATGTTTATCGAGGTGAAGGGCTGTACCTTGGAATTCGATGGTCATGCCTATTTCCCGGACGCTCCTACGGAACGAGGGGTGAAACACCTGACGGAATTGACGGAAATCTTGCGACAAAAATGCTGCGATGACGATGGAACGCCCTATGAATGCGGCATTCTGTTCTTGATTCAGATGAAGGGATGTCATTGCTTTTCGCCTTACGATGTGGCTCAGCCTGAATTCGGTGAAGCATTGCGCAGGGCGCGGGATGCTGGCGTCAAGGTGTTTGTCTACGACTGCAAAGTAACGCCTCGGACCTTGATTGCCGAAGCGCCTGTAGCTCAGGAATTGTAG
- a CDS encoding DUF4823 domain-containing protein yields the protein MITTGCSASYHHTFLNPSPKTLYPQSRILLVTPANGTYGSIVYETSGTDVIQALSKELQRYTSAISIIPVPVTIDQILDKDLEQFDYVIIPYIMHWEDRATGWSFIPDRIEVRFEIFNNQRQLIDTYLINGQSARIVWVSRQPDSLLPRPIRIMLQELFGNVLQ from the coding sequence ATGATTACAACCGGATGCTCTGCATCGTACCATCACACGTTTCTGAACCCATCGCCCAAAACGCTGTATCCGCAATCGCGAATTCTTTTGGTCACCCCAGCCAACGGAACATACGGCAGCATCGTCTACGAGACTTCGGGTACAGATGTCATCCAAGCTCTTTCCAAGGAACTGCAGCGTTACACCAGCGCCATTTCGATTATTCCGGTTCCCGTAACAATCGATCAAATTCTCGACAAGGATCTTGAGCAATTTGACTATGTGATCATTCCGTACATTATGCATTGGGAAGACCGTGCCACAGGTTGGTCCTTCATTCCGGACCGTATCGAGGTCCGCTTCGAGATTTTCAACAACCAGCGTCAGCTTATAGACACCTATCTCATTAACGGTCAAAGCGCACGCATCGTTTGGGTCAGCAGGCAGCCCGACTCGCTACTTCCCAGACCAATTCGTATCATGCTGCAAGAACTTTTCGGCAACGTCCTGCAATAA
- the nudC gene encoding NAD(+) diphosphatase — translation MIHEIAPHKFNNEFKVADPKATDFAIRYNGSKTLLKKEGESYVIPQVGELLALEGKTLADFEGHYLFSIDDTAFFLDDSKATVEAETPAGYEYMGNRTFRGMNPVERMGGATAAHIAHWESLNKFCGRCGNVTIRGDHERSIICPKCGNVVYPRISPVVIVAVRNGDKLLMAHNIDNPNPRLFLISGFVEVGESLEQAVKREVLEEAGLRVKNIRYFSSQPWAFSDSLIAGFTAELDGDDTIHMQKEELSEALWVKREDIPEYETDVSISCCLIENFRRGFTIND, via the coding sequence ATGATTCACGAAATCGCACCGCATAAATTCAACAATGAATTCAAGGTCGCAGACCCCAAGGCCACCGACTTTGCCATTCGCTATAACGGTTCCAAGACGCTCCTCAAAAAAGAGGGCGAAAGCTACGTTATCCCGCAAGTCGGAGAACTTCTTGCGCTTGAAGGCAAAACACTTGCCGACTTCGAAGGCCATTACCTTTTTAGCATCGACGACACAGCCTTCTTCTTAGACGACAGCAAGGCAACCGTCGAAGCAGAAACTCCTGCCGGTTACGAATACATGGGCAACCGAACCTTCCGCGGCATGAATCCTGTGGAACGCATGGGAGGCGCCACTGCCGCTCACATCGCTCATTGGGAATCGCTGAACAAGTTCTGCGGGCGTTGCGGGAACGTGACCATTCGTGGTGACCACGAGCGTTCCATCATTTGTCCCAAGTGCGGCAATGTCGTTTACCCGAGAATCTCGCCTGTCGTGATTGTGGCTGTCCGTAACGGAGACAAACTCCTGATGGCACACAACATCGACAATCCGAACCCAAGACTCTTCTTGATTTCTGGCTTTGTCGAAGTCGGTGAAAGTTTGGAACAGGCTGTCAAGCGCGAAGTCTTAGAAGAAGCGGGTCTCCGCGTGAAAAACATCCGCTACTTCAGTTCGCAGCCGTGGGCTTTCAGCGATTCACTCATCGCAGGCTTTACCGCCGAACTCGATGGCGACGACACCATCCACATGCAAAAGGAAGAACTTTCCGAAGCCCTGTGGGTCAAGCGCGAAGACATTCCCGAATACGAAACCGATGTCAGCATCAGCTGCTGCCTCATCGAGAATTTCCGCCGCGGATTTACAATTAACGACTAA
- a CDS encoding HAD family hydrolase, with amino-acid sequence MERLETEIYLRYKQIIESQGVGTSVCAGSESPAPRYTHMEDLLDRYDAFCFDGYGTLYNRGSFVYDGALDWYTMLRAAGKQMRLITNAASDVDSVLAADAGKRGFAFSEAETISSGSLLKDLCAELRGRSVESSRGVRREVREVYYIGRETGKHVLEGCGIKAVAPAGEPVEPIVAISSAKDTPETYEQAVKILKRPGAMLLVLNSDAWAPKIPGDDGVTVREPVSGALSERLRRDSMCETNGGAGCETFYLGKPFPAIWEKVKRSLPEGSRVLMVGDTLGTDVLGAKVAGFDSALVVGRNVPADELEVDERALGIRPDYYL; translated from the coding sequence ATGGAAAGATTAGAAACAGAAATCTACCTGCGGTATAAGCAAATCATTGAATCGCAGGGTGTGGGAACGAGTGTGTGCGCGGGGAGCGAGTCGCCTGCGCCGCGTTACACGCACATGGAAGATTTGCTGGACCGTTACGATGCGTTCTGCTTTGACGGTTACGGTACGCTTTATAACCGCGGGAGCTTTGTTTACGACGGGGCGCTGGATTGGTATACAATGCTGCGCGCCGCAGGAAAGCAGATGCGTCTGATTACGAATGCGGCGTCTGATGTGGATTCGGTGTTGGCCGCAGATGCGGGAAAGCGAGGCTTCGCGTTTAGCGAGGCCGAGACGATTTCTTCGGGAAGCTTGCTGAAGGATTTGTGCGCTGAATTGCGCGGTCGCAGTGTCGAATCTAGTCGTGGCGTTCGCCGTGAAGTTCGCGAGGTGTATTACATCGGTCGCGAAACGGGCAAGCATGTGCTCGAAGGTTGCGGTATTAAGGCGGTGGCCCCGGCTGGTGAACCTGTGGAGCCGATTGTGGCGATTTCGTCGGCGAAGGATACACCTGAAACTTATGAACAGGCGGTAAAAATTTTGAAGCGCCCTGGCGCAATGCTCCTGGTTCTGAATTCCGATGCGTGGGCACCGAAAATTCCAGGTGACGATGGCGTGACGGTGCGCGAACCTGTTTCGGGTGCGCTTAGTGAAAGGTTGCGTCGCGATTCCATGTGCGAGACGAATGGTGGCGCTGGCTGCGAGACATTTTATTTGGGAAAGCCTTTTCCGGCGATTTGGGAGAAGGTCAAGCGGAGTTTGCCTGAGGGCTCTCGCGTGCTGATGGTGGGCGATACCTTGGGCACGGATGTGCTCGGCGCAAAAGTTGCGGGCTTTGATTCAGCGCTCGTTGTTGGCCGCAATGTGCCAGCTGATGAACTTGAGGTTGATGAACGCGCTCTTGGCATAAGGCCGGATTATTACTTATAG